ACCGATGCAGTCGGTGGTAAAATCAACggcagattttatttctcatataaGATTCTATGCGAACCTTTGGATGGGATCAATTTCTGCGAGCCCCAAATCGAAACCACGCGCTATAAAGCCGCAGCTTTGGAGGCccagaaagagagagggggggattTCGCGCAATCTAAGTTAGAGACGGACACAGATTCTCTCGTCGGAGTTCCAGGGTCCGGAAAAGCGTTGGATTGGATCGAATCGAGGGAGCAATTCTTTCCGTTCACGGTCGGATTGGGGAGTTTCTGAGGGCTAGGGCATGAGAGGATGGGCTTCGGAGAAGTGGACAAAGGGGACGGTGGCAAGGAAGGGGCGACGACGGTCGCCTGCTCGATCTGCCTCGAGACCGTGACGAGTGACGGAGATCGGTCCACGGCCAAGCTTCAATGCGGACACCAATTCCACCTAGGTCCGCACCAGGGAACGACTGCccatattttatattttgtttcTCGCTGAATATTTGGTTTTGTTTCTCAATTTAGGTGGAAAGTTTTATATTTGGTAAAAGTCTGTCGTTTTTCTAGAATTTgtgatataaagtttagatttTGTTAGATTGGATTCCTAAAACTTTGGTCGAGAGCTGATAAATTTATACTAGCAGAAGACTTTTGCAATATTTATAGGACATTAGGGCAACGTAAGATATCATGGATTCAAGGACTTTAAGGTTATATGAGTTGCCATGCATTTCTCACCTCTTTCTGTCATGGAAAGTCATGCTTCTTATTTTGATGAATCTTAGAGTGGGAAACCTTTTGTGAGGTTTCAGGAATCATTGAGGGTGTTTGCAGTGAAATCGTGGATAGTTGTGTGTTTTAATTATTTTCAGAAGATGCCGACAATGATTAGACTGCTATAGGCTATATGATCAGGATCCATAAATAAGATGCTTGCAGTAGTTGTCAAATCATGCTTCCTGTGCTTCAATTGTTTCTATAAAGCACTGACAAAGGTCAGATAATTATAGTCTTTATTTCTGAGACTGATATATTAGCACATTTGTTAGCTGTTGTGGCTATGTGACTGCTTTTAATTTTAATCCTTAATTATAGAACCAAAACTTTACTGCTAGTGGATGAGAAATACTCAAGAAACATCCCATATACATTAATTGTTATGGTTTGACCAATAAATTTTGagcatttcaatttttttaattctaattgTAATATATGATAAGAAAAGCATGCTGTCAGAAAAGGCTAGATCATACTCCAATATAATATTTGTACCAGCAAATTTCTAACAGATTTGGAAATTGCCTTTCTTCTGACACATCACAGAAGTCTGCTTCTGATCACATGCTGGTTTTGCGTATACTATCTATTAGATATTGGCATGTGCAATGTGTGGATGGTTATCATCCCATCAATCAAAACAGATTGGAGTAAATCTCATAATTACTACTTTCATTTATATcagttcttaaaaaaatagtatatGTGGTGGTATTTTTACCAGAAGAAGAATGACTCAAAAGGGATTCAAGAAAATAATAGGCCTTGCTGTGGGATTCAAGAAGAACTTAGGCCTTATGGTGATTGTGTGTGTTTTTTCTTCTTCGAATTAGCTTCTGTTTAAATATAGATCCTGGCTAACCTTTCAAGGGTTCTCTCACATGTAGTTTTATAAGGTTCATTGAATGCCCAATATGGACTACGGTAGATAATGCGCATAGAATTTGCTCTATATGGGGGTATAGCCCCATTCTCTGAGAGTAAGACAAGGAAGATATTGGcaaaggagtttttttttttttcctaaaaaaaaattagggaaGAAGCACAAAGGAGCAAGAATTTTGTAATGCTATTAGCACTGCATGAGAAGGCACAACTTTGTCAGTGGAAAATTGCTGATTTAGAGAGAGCAGGTTTGGATTAGACTTCAATCTTCTTCTTACTTTGGTTTGAGTAGTACTCAGGTCTAACAAAATATGAAAGGAGTGCCTTTATTGAAATTTGTGTGGATGGTGCTTGGTTGCCAAAATCATGAATGTGTGCAATTATGGGAAAGTAGATATTTTAGAAGCACTTTTAATAAGGAAATGCTTAGGAAGTGGATGCATGTTTGAGATTCCAAGGGAGGTTCTTAAGTGGATGTGTTACCCTAGGTAGAAGATTCTGAATACTAAGCAATGGTAAGAGGCTGAAGTTGGAAAGTGTTCTTGGATTGCAAGGTCAAATAATTGCCTTTTTGAAGTGCATGCTTGAGATCCAATATTAGAATATTTGACCAAAGACTTGTGGGGCAAAGCTTTGGATGAGGAAGTTGCCCAAAGTTGGCTTAGCATGTCTCTTGTTAAATGAATAGCAACATATCTTTTTGTTTAAATAATCTCTTTTTAAAGCCTTGACATTTTTGTTTTGGCTAAGCTCAATGCTTGAGCAGACAAAGCAAGCTATTCTAGCTGGAATGGGTGTGGGGCGTAAATACTGAGATCCACCCTGTCAAATAAGCCAACGCTCCCCCTTAAGCTTATTATGAGGAGTATGGATGGGTTAAATCAGGCATGCTTGCATAAGCAATTTGGTAGATGGAATGTCTTGAATAGAAGTTTATAAGGAAAAAGAAAAGTAGTCGAAGTCAAGGTCTATCTGTGGAAGGATTAGAACCAAACTGATATTGTGGACTTATAAAATAGACTTAGGGGAAGTATTCCAAAATGGGGTTCAATCATATTTCTAAAGGGCACAGAAATGTTTCATGGGATAGCATTTTTGCTTTCCAAATCATGAACTTTGGGCTATCCAACCTAATCTTTGTTATGGTAGCTGAATCTACCTATTGCTTACAATAATTTTCTTATAGTATACCATGTTAATAAGAGAGCTTACTCTCACCTACACGTAAGTATAAGAATGAACATCCCAAAAAAAGGGAGTCATTTTGGAGTCCCATTGCTTGCTTGGGTAGACCTATGACCCGTCACACAGACTAACCAGGTTTAACATTGGTTTTACCAAAAAAACTCAGGTCTAAAATTGGTCAAATATTATTGAGAGAAAAATTGGCCTGGCTTAGCAAGATGTAACGGCAATAAAAGATCTTGCATGGAAAAGAATAACTAATTTGATCATGGGAGGTTATTATCTCCGTGTGTGCTTTAAGTTATGTTTTTGCTTACAAACTCTCCATTCTTTAATCTGTTTTGCTTCGATCTTGAGGAAAGAAAAAAGTtggaccacaaaaaaaaaaaaaaaaggtcaccaGAATAGGCTGTCAAGAGTTTCTCCTGAGGGTTGAGTATCGAGTGCTACTTGCCTATATAGGTTGCTTTGGGACACCATCTGATGGAATTGGATTGTAGGCTTTGAAGGGCAAATGTTGAAAAGAACTGAAATGAAAGCAGACCACTTGATCAATGGAGGTGACCTTGTATGGAGATGTACTCATTTTAGTTTTGTCATCAATTTGGTTTACATGGGACATAAATGAAGAGAGCTTACTCTCACTAACAGTTAAATCTAAGAATGAACATTTAAAATATCAGGAATCTTTTTGGAGTCCCCATTGCTTGCCGTTAGGGTTGCAAATTGGTTGGTGGGTAGATCTACGACCCATCCTGCCCCCAACCTGGTCATGCTTACTTGTACTACTTGTTTTGAACCTGTGGGTCAGGTCTGGGTCTAAGATATGACTGATCTGAAAAACCATGTCCTTCCTACCTGTTCTAACATAAAGGCTAACCAGGTTTAAATGTAGCTTTACCGAACAAACCAGGTTTAAAATTGGTTAAATATTATTGAGACAAACTGACCTGGCTCAGCAAGATGTAACAACAATTATAGATTTTGAATAGAAAAGAATAACAAATTTGATCATGGGAGCGCATTATCTCCATGTGTACTTTAAGTTATGTTTTTGCATATGAACTCACCAttgtttaatctattttatttctCATCCTTATTCTTTTTATCCCTAGGCAACCATTCCCATTTTTTAATTTTGCCTTTGGCCATCCATTTCTACATATACAATGGGAGCTTTTGGGGGCAATTCCATACATTGGGCCATTCACTCCTGCATAATCATTATAATGCCATCAAATAATTAGCACATTTATCCTTGATAAAGAGGGAGAGAAGGAACCAAAGTCAAGTCATTCCTCCCCTaagtcaaaaaattatctttgagatCATTCTATCCTTCTCTCCATTGTGTAGAATCTCACTTTAATAAGTGCATCTATCTTGGTTCAAGTGCTGCTCTCTCTCCATGTTATCCACCAAAAGCAGAATCTTGTTTACCATTCCATTCTACATAAATGAGGGGGAAAAATATCAAATAGGGCCACAACCATCCTTCACACAGATTGATGAGTTCACAACCATTTATCCAATAATCCTATAATCCCTGCCTCTCAAATGAATCATGTGCTAGTACATGCTGAATGCTAGTAAGCATAACTACAAAAGAATAAATTCTTCTATAAGGGTTCTATATCGGCTGTGAATGCATACTTTTCCAAATTTTTATTGACAACTTTTTTTGTGTTACTTTTCTTCATTTCATTGTCTTCAACACATGTAGAAGCCCTTGTCCCAGCAGGGCTTCTTCATTCTTTGTCATGGCATCTCTCTATCACTTCATCTTTATTTGGTGGGATGTTGCTTATTTGTTGATCTAACCTTCTTAAGCCTACCGCCTATTTACTTCGACATTGTCATCCTGGGTTCTTAGATTCTCTTTATCCTAGCTTTATGGTGCCACTTAAGTCTTAGAAAACATGCATTGACAATGTTTCACCCCAGATGTACCTCCCCACTTCATACATTTGGCTCCATGTCTTTGAGATATTTCTCCACCCATCGCTCTTTTTactagacaaaaaaaaaaaaaagaagtaattTGAACATTTTTTTCTGGATGAAAAGCACCTAAGTAAGCATGTTCAAAGTTGATTGggtatattataaatttatttttagattgaCTGTGATGGGAGTGCATGGCCTGGTAGTTGGCTTTGTTAATTCTGCAAGTTGAGTTTGGTGTGGTTTTACCTATGAGGACCTTTACATATAATGTATTCTTGGTTGTTCACTCAAAATTGAGGTGGAATCAATTATGTTTTTATTATTCATGAATATGAAGAAATTATGGTCATTTATATACGCTTCATTATTATAGCTGTTGAGATGAGACATTGGGAGTGGTATATTGCTCCTTGATGCTTCATAATAAGGAAAAGTTGCTATCTGTAGACTCTTATATAATTGAAGTTCAGTATACTGCAGTGATGCTTTAAGGAGTGAGCTATCGTGAATCCATGACAGTATTAACTATTTAACATCTAGTTCCATAGGAACTGAAGTTTTGCGTTTTTTGTGTGGGTAAGCTGAGAAAACTTAGACTTTGTGATTAATGTATAGCATGCTTAAAGCATGCTCTATGAATATATTAAAGGATGATCGTAAATGAATTGATGAAGATTGAGAAGGCTTGATGACAGTGATAGGTGGAGCTTGGTGATGAGTATCAGCACTAAAAATATATCTGTGATGAATTATGAATGTTGGGACAGGTTCATGAAGTCATGCCCAAGTTCCTCATTACATGGCTATTTTTTTCCTTGAATTTGATTAAGTCCTCACGAGCAGAGAAAACAGAAGAAATTTTATTAAAGGTTccgatttagatatgatttaatgtCTCAATGATATCATCTATATCCTAAATGTTTTTTATGGAATAATTATAATTTCATTCTTGTTCAATGTCTATTCACCTCATGTAAAATTTTCTGTACACATTATTTGTCAATGATAAAGTAGTTCATTGCACAATATCAATCACATGATCCAAAAGTTTACATCATGTATGTATAGTACGATAATTTGGACTCCTTGTCAATCTTCATGGGTTTTAAAACCGGCTATCATGTTCACCTGTTGGCTGCTATTCCTCTTTCCATGTATATATTGCAATGAACTTACATGCGGTTAATGTGATGTTAAAAAATATTTAGGTAATTTAGAAACACTTCCAACAATGTACAACTCTGTAATTACTCGTTGCTGTTTGTTTAACAAATTGTTCAGATTGTATTGGCTCTGCATTTAATGCCAAAGGGATTATGCAATGCCCAAATTGTCGAAAAGTCGAGAATGGCAATTGGCTCTATGTAAGCAGTTCACGCCCATTGCCAGAGCTGAGCATGGATGACTGGGCACATGATGAAGACCTCTATGAACTTAGTTATTCAGAAATGGTACAGTGACGGATGGATTTACTTGTTTTCTATGATTGTAGTGTAGGATTTACTTGTTTTCTATGATTGTATAGCGTAGTCACGTACCTGTTCATATATGTTGCTTTTCTCTTCATAGAATTGAAGATGTTTTTTTTAATCTATCTGTTCTGTTCTTTGACCATCACAGAGTTTTCTCATTCATTAAAGTTGATGGCCATTTAATCGCTTACTTGTTCTATTagtgtttattattattattattgttgttgttgttgttgttgttgttgttgttgtttgccTATTGTTGCACTGTCTGTGAAAACTCCTGTGATTTTAACTAAATGCAATAGGGaacttttaatataattatagttGTCCAAACATTCATCTTCAAAAGTATTAGCTTTTATTTTTTCCATTTCTCTTTCCTGTCATTCTGTTCTAACTGTGTTTTGATAATATCAAAATTTTCTTCCTGCTTTAATCATTCTCATCCTGACAATTTCCTAATGATTAAGGGAGAATGTTGTTTGATCTGCTTAGACATGTCTGACGATTTCCTAATGATAAGTGAGGTTGATTTTGAGTAGAAGGGTATACAGAGGGGTAAGTCAAGAAAACTTGCTTAGGAGTTGCAAGATTCGCAGCCAGAATTTTCAGAGCTGTTTGCTGCTTTGTCCCAAATTCGCACTCTCATTCCTGCACCCACTTCATAACACTTCCTTCCATCTTAAATTATCTTTTGTTACTTTATCTATCCTATTAGATGAGCCTATTTTGATGATAAACTTTCATCTGATCATTTCTTTTTGTTTGCCTGAGTCATGTGCTTCTTTAAAATGTGAAAATGAGTAGATTCTTTTAGTTTATTGCTATTAACATTATTATGCTTTCTGGacactttaatttttttatcagagCTTCTCTTCCTCATGCTGCTTTCTCACCCTCTCCCTAATCTACTAACTAAATTCATGAGTTTTGATTTGATAACATGATATAGGACTCATGACACTCAGATCAGATGGACTATGGCTATATTCTTACCCTCTTCTGGGTGCTTTATGCTTTGAACAGCATGTTATTTGCTGCTTAAAGTTTGCTTAATAGTTTTGTTTCTTCCAGGGTACACCATGCTGTGCATGTACTGTTAGTATATGGTCCACTGCTGTTTGCTTTCTTTAGGTCTGCagtttgattatttattttttatctttctttgttGTTTAAATGCAGAAATGTTTGAGCATGACTCTCTAAACGAAGTTTTGCAGGCGGCTCTTTCTGTGTTATTGTCATTGAGATAAAATATCATAACATAATTTGATGTCTCTGGTGCATATTTGAAGTGCTTCTAACTACCTATTCGTTCCACATATATGTATTCTCAACATTGCAGTATTCCCATTATATCTTGCATTCATCATGGTCTGCGAGTACGCTGACAAGCATGCTGTCTGTTGCTTTCCTATTTTTATCTTTGTTGGACAGTTGTATGTTGCTCAAATTGAAGGTCTCTATTATCATATAGTTGAAGAAACAATGCTGTTTTAGTCATCTTTCATGTTAGCAACTGTCAGGGAAAGTGCATGCAGCTAAGCTTCAATTATTCCAACTAATTTGTTAAGTTTTATGATTGGGCTTTTTTCTAAAAATCATTTCCATTCTTGGAAAAAATGTTGTTAAGTGTTTATAAGGGGTTCTTATTGACAGTTGTCTCCTTGGATAATCCCCAAATATAGCAGAATCTTGTAACATGTTTAAGTTGATTTCTTCTTTTAATTTGTTTATGCAGCCATTTGGAGTTCATTGGTGCCCATTTAGTAGATTAGCACAGGCTTCGTCATCATTTGAGTAAGTGTAGCATATTTCTATACAAGGATTAGTTCAGTTCCTTTTGCTCACCTTTCTGAATAACGTAAAAATGTTTTTGATGGAATCGTTTCTTTGCTTTTATGGAGGCAGCTGCTAGCTAAAAACATTTGAAATATGGTTGGATCTGATATGtataaaatatctgaaaaatcatGAGATGTAAGCATGCTTCTGTTGAAGCTTTAAGATATGCTTCACTGGCAATTATTCTTGAGGACAACATGGTTGTCTACTGTAAAGGTTGCACACAGGAAGCTTCATGTTAGTTATGCTCATATATCAACTTGAGGAACTTAATGTTGCTTCGCTGGTATTATCTGCATCAATTGGTTTCAATCTTGTGCTAATGCGTTCTGTCCTTCCTATGTCTTCTTGAATACTCATTGCAAAGCATTCTTTTTTTGTCCGGTTAAGATGATGCTACTTTTTGTTTGTTGTCGAGTTACTAAATCAATGGTTTTGTGAGTGATGTTTATGCACCAATGGTGTCGATTAAAATAAGTATGTTACTCGATGTCttaatttgataattaattgTGACAAAGGATCATTGGTCTCAAGACTCCAGAATGTTCCTTAAACATCAATTTGCATGCATGCATAATTAAGAACTTTGTTTGTTTTTCATTATTACATTGTGACATCTAATGCCTTGCTAATGACTTTTAATCAACTATATATCTTCTGCTAGTACATACACTGTAAACCTTCTCTCCAACTTGAATAATTAATGCTTCTAAAACCAGTATAGAGAGAATGGCTCAAAGCTGCGGTGCCAGCTAGAGAATTAAAAAAATTCGGGATATCCAAAATATTTATCTTTTCATAGTTGGTGCTAAGATTTTCCAATTCTTCCTTGGTCCAATCTCCCCATTCATTGGTTGGTGCTAAGATTTTGCGAGCTGGTTAGTCCTAGTCCTCTCAAATCCCCATTTACTCCACTTGCGTACATAGATGGTACAGTACCTAGACCTTTTTTGTTATAAAAGCTAAGCATCAATATGTCCTGAACTGCCTGACACTaatgtaaaataaataaataaaaaagaacatGCGAACATATTTGTATAGAACAAGGAAATATAAGCACGTATACAGACATTGATATGAAGTAAACTTTTAGGTGGGATATTACCAAGTAAATATTTTCGAACTTCACTTGGAGTGCCTTGATGCATTAAAACAATCATGTTTGGCACCTCCAAATGTGGATAACTAAAATGCCTTCCAGTAGGGAGTTCTTTATTAGGACATCTCAATATATTGTGCCATGCTTCAACACCTCAAGTTGCCTTAAGGAGAACATTGCATTTAAAAAATGGTAAAGGAATGTCTTGCTATGCTGTGTCCAAAAGTATTGGCACTCCTACATCTCTAAACAATAAGTTTTCCTGGTATTGACATTGCTGAAGTTTATAGGTGGGGTGAGATTGAAATCTTTCACCGCAATATACATGTCTTCTTGCTTGGTCTTAATAATTGATATTGCCTATATCATAATATGTTTTCTTGGCATTGTTTCCCACTCCATTGGCTTTTCTTTTTCAGGGAAGGGGAATCTTCTCCGCCTATTTCTTGTAAGTTTATACTTTCTTCTGAAAATGATTAATGGTGTATGTTTGTGGAGTATAGGATTAGtatcatatcaaaatattttgCTTCGCAGTCCAGGATCTTTTGGGACATCATGCCATCTTTACGGAGCATCTGGCTACCTCATCAGCGGCTCATCCATGCCCATATGTGGCTTACTTCCAGCCACTCCAACCTTCATCTTCCTCAAGTTCCCATGTTTCCTCTGAAAGTCCTATTGATGGTCCTGGATATCACCATCACTGGAGTCACATTGCTAGGCCGACGGACGTCCAGACTGTTCACACACTACCTCCCCTGGATCTCCAGTATCATAGTTGGCAACAGCATTCTCTATCATATTCCCCACCTAACAGCCATTTCAGTGGTGCTGATCAGGCTTCAGCTTCTTCTGCAACAATGAGAGCTGCAAGGCTTGATTCTGATGGTCTACTGAGGGCAGGGCCTCTTGTTCATCCCTATATTCTTGGCCACACGTAAGTcatcttaagttcaaataaaggAATATTATCTTAATTATATGTTGTTTTTCATTACAGGAATGCTCATAGATTTTTGTAGTCTTTAGTGATGCACAATGATAACGTTGATAGTCAAAATGCAATTCCTTGACAATGGTTTTGAGACATCCCACTTTCTGTTCTATTTGCAGCTGATGTTGGCCACTCATTTTGCTTTTTGATAACCCTCTTTTCCTGTATCCATCACATTGACATTTTAGAATTGGCTCCGAAGGTTTCTCATCCATCAATTTCCCTCTGAGCATTCTAAATTCAATGAACGTATTAGCTCTGTATACTTTTATACCTTTTAAGAGTGGCATCCCTCAAATCCTGATTCTGCTTGCATTGTCTTTGTACTAGAATGTCATTTTTGCTGCTTTGCCTCACTATCTAATATGTCTTAGCTGGCATGTCCCTGCTCCTATGAGGTTCAGCAACATAATATGAGTTTGTAGGCGACAGATGCgttggtttcttcttcttcttccctttttttttttttttgtgtgtgtgtgtgtgtgtgtaagataTCCTGGTCCCTGATGATGCGGACTGATTTATTTGCCTCCATTTTCCTCCCAGATCTGGTTCTAGGGGCAGAACCACCAGCTCTTTTGTTCCCTCGCTGGTTCCACCATATCTCAGAGCTCATGGCACCGTTCATGATCATCAAAATTCCCAAAGCATACATGGAACCATCTTTGCAGGCATACAGCGATCAGGAGGTTCGAGGGGTTTGACTTCCTTAGCGCCAACACAGCCCTCTCTGCCAGATCACGGTGGCTTTTACCTGCTCCCTTCTGCAGGTCGATCAGGTCGCAATCTAATGGATGCCGAGAACACTGCAGGGAACCACTTCTATTCTTCATGGGAAAGGGACCGGTTTGTTCCATATCAATTATTTCCTGTGGACAGGGAGCCGGGTTGGTGGGGACCTTATACCCAATCTACTGGTGCATCAGATTCCAGTCACAGGTTAGGTCTGTGGCCTTGGCCAGGCTCTGAGAGGTCATCATCCCGAGGCTGGTCATAGAGCTCGTCTTATCAGCCTACGCATCACTCTAATGCAGTCCATGTGAGGGCCAAGTTCATGACATGCTGCAGAAGCAGTGCTTTGAACTGAAATGACTTTTATATAAGGCTGGGTTGCCTGTTAGAACTGAGACTCAAAACGATCTTTTTGAAGTAATTCAGCTGAAAACTTGTTTATAACTCTTCGGGACTATGATATAGTTTATGCTTGGAGATTGCTGGGATGATTTTGGGAGAGGTAGGCAAGTTTTAGTTACTTTTATTGAATGTCCCAGTGACAAAAATCAGGAATGTCATCCTAAAATCCATTGTCTAAACAAAGAAGGGAATCATGGTGCTCTTTGAAATCTGTTTTAATGCTGAGCTCCTGACAGTTCATATTTGGTGAGTACTTTTGCCTTATTCAATGCATGGGCTGATTGATTGTTTTAGTTTCAATCTTTAGCTAGTCTTTTGAATTGGTATTGTCCCCCAATGAGGTTACCTGCTTCAAGTTGAAAAGTCTTTTATTCAAGATCTCCGACATATCATAAAGAACATGGATTGCACCCCTGAGGAAGATATTCATTTAACCATTGCTTGGGAAAAAGTTATTGTGGATCACTTTACCCTTCCACAGACCATAATCTTTTGCCTATCGGCCGCATTCCTTGTTATCCATATGAATAGAAAATTTTAAGAATGTTTCTCTTGCCATCACCCTGCTGCCTGATGTTGTGTACAAGATTCATTGTTTTCCAGTCAAGGAGTTCCCCCTCTGCTCGTGAGTTTAGGCAGTTCACTCGTTGCTTTCTTGTCAAGCACAGGAGTTGTTTTTTCGTGGATGGACTCGTTACCTTTTGGCAATCTGTATGTTGACAGGGATGTCTAATGCATGCTTGGGCTGcttagaaatcaaaaaaattgcaACTGCATAAAGCCCTTTTCGGCATGCTCGATAAGAATTCCAGGGCTCAAATATATCTAATCCTCCAAACTTCGATAATTGCAAGATTTGAGCATATTTTTGGAATAACCGTCACTTCCCTAATGCAGTATGGATCGTGTCACGCACGTCATATTCGAAAAAAATCCACATGGTTTGGTATTCATTGCAAAGGCTTGGTGAAAATCGGCAAGCCACACTTCTGATAGCTCGGCAGGTCGGTACTCTGGATGATGGAAACTTGATTAGTTAGGTTGAGTTATTGAAACATCATATTTTATTATCTTATCTGCTAAAGTTTGTAGAGGTTATATTTAGGGTGAATGGCGGGAGCATATGACACATGTAGAGCAAGAAAGTGAAGCTCTGTCCTGTACGTGCTGCAACACCGAAGTGTGATTTTGCAGCTGATGATGTAAAATAGAGCCGTCCACAATCTCATTCTATGCatgatttcaaaattttcaagtcCCAGGAAAAACCGATTGGCACCCTGGTGTCAACGTCACAAAGTTGATCCATCCCGATTCCGGTTGCAAACCAAACGCCCCTGATTAATGACTACTTCATCCTTTATAAAATTTCCCCCCAATCAAAGTCTTTGATAAGCACACCAACCGTCATGTATTTAAACGCCACCGTCAATATTTAAGAACCACCCCGAGCttttaaaaaaatcagagaatgtcTTAAACTGCATTTGTTTACTTGATGAAAAATAggttaacttaaaatttttttgatcgacCAACTACGTACCACCCAAAAAATGGCGGATAAACGCAATTGCGCAAC
Above is a genomic segment from Elaeis guineensis isolate ETL-2024a chromosome 1, EG11, whole genome shotgun sequence containing:
- the LOC105039848 gene encoding E3 ubiquitin-protein ligase IPI1 → MGFGEVDKGDGGKEGATTVACSICLETVTSDGDRSTAKLQCGHQFHLDCIGSAFNAKGIMQCPNCRKVENGNWLYVSSSRPLPELSMDDWAHDEDLYELSYSEMPFGVHWCPFSRLAQASSSFEEGESSPPISFQDLLGHHAIFTEHLATSSAAHPCPYVAYFQPLQPSSSSSSHVSSESPIDGPGYHHHWSHIARPTDVQTVHTLPPLDLQYHSWQQHSLSYSPPNSHFSGADQASASSATMRAARLDSDGLLRAGPLVHPYILGHTSGSRGRTTSSFVPSLVPPYLRAHGTVHDHQNSQSIHGTIFAGIQRSGGSRGLTSLAPTQPSLPDHGGFYLLPSAGRSGRNLMDAENTAGNHFYSSWERDRFVPYQLFPVDREPGWWGPYTQSTGASDSSHRLGLWPWPGSERSSSRGWS